One stretch of Pradoshia sp. D12 DNA includes these proteins:
- a CDS encoding MerR family transcriptional regulator, with protein MKGNIEYSIGEFSEKTGIPIRALHYYDEIGLLQPKKNPTSGHRIYRHQDTLTLQKLLSLKFLGYNLVKIAGLLGESSFSDDLNKTLNLHFRALEKEKERIERSMTAVKRVIMILEKEGEVDSTVLFSLIHSTEMDNMQYKWMERHNLSDVAEGIAKKSEEEKLALDQTFIELNKQVKQLYGKPIDHPEVQEVIKMYLEESFAFLGEDLVQNLADADVEELDIQEFEQLAPSPFTENEQKWLNQAIEFYMKHVEME; from the coding sequence ATGAAAGGGAATATAGAATATTCCATTGGTGAATTTTCGGAAAAGACAGGAATACCTATTCGAGCTCTACATTATTATGATGAAATCGGTCTTTTACAGCCAAAGAAGAATCCAACATCAGGTCATCGTATTTACAGACATCAAGATACTTTAACGTTACAAAAACTCTTAAGTTTAAAGTTTCTTGGATATAACTTGGTTAAGATTGCTGGATTATTAGGTGAATCAAGTTTTTCAGATGATTTAAATAAGACTTTAAACCTCCACTTTCGAGCACTAGAAAAAGAAAAAGAACGAATTGAGCGTTCAATGACTGCTGTTAAGAGAGTGATTATGATACTTGAGAAAGAGGGAGAAGTTGATAGTACAGTGTTATTCAGCCTTATCCATAGTACAGAGATGGACAATATGCAATACAAATGGATGGAACGGCATAACTTATCTGATGTAGCGGAAGGAATAGCAAAGAAATCTGAAGAAGAAAAACTAGCCCTAGATCAAACCTTCATTGAGTTAAATAAGCAAGTGAAACAATTATACGGTAAACCTATCGACCATCCTGAAGTGCAAGAAGTGATTAAAATGTATCTTGAAGAGTCTTTTGCGTTTCTTGGTGAAGATTTGGTGCAAAATCTAGCTGATGCTGACGTAGAAGAACTCGATATTCAAGAGTTTGAACAACTCGCACCTTCACCATTCACAGAAAATGAGCAAAAATGGCTTAACCAAGCAATAGAATTTTATATGAAACATGTAGAAATGGAATGA
- a CDS encoding PadR family transcriptional regulator: MFNRELVKGSTSLLVLQLLQERDMYGYELVKEMDHRSDHGFQMKEGTLYPALHKLEKQEYIECYWVEQEKGPARKYYRITMAGEEMLEIKTNEWNRYVQVMNKVMGRTET, from the coding sequence ATGTTTAATCGTGAACTTGTAAAAGGAAGTACATCACTTCTTGTTCTGCAGCTTTTGCAAGAAAGAGATATGTATGGGTATGAATTGGTGAAAGAAATGGATCACCGCAGTGACCATGGATTTCAGATGAAGGAAGGTACGCTGTATCCTGCTTTGCATAAGCTTGAAAAACAGGAATATATAGAGTGCTACTGGGTTGAACAAGAGAAGGGACCCGCTCGTAAGTACTACCGTATTACCATGGCTGGCGAAGAGATGCTAGAGATTAAAACAAACGAATGGAATCGATATGTCCAGGTCATGAACAAGGTAATGGGGAGAACAGAAACATGA
- a CDS encoding DUF4153 domain-containing protein — MDIQFKKEDKVFLLLCIVLACFAELSFLHGEVGISYPLFLFAFYGLFFWRFRKTKFTHMRIGSLLMVCIWILGLSYFYQSNVLFYLTNGLVIPILVAAQLTLITNQQKIDWSRVNFIKQLKTKLVNSIKYNQQFISYILKKFRKEGAGETGGMAKSIGLGIVIAFPILIIIILLLVSADSHFQAIFMHIPDWLFSVQIGEFFGRLIVIILFALLFYGFLNVLHLKQPQTLSSNMKEAGSVQFDSTIVTTILVLINGVYLLFTIVQFKYFFGSPLLNDMTYASSARTGFAQLLLVTLINWSILLGTLKYVSVQMNAAKRLIQVLLSLLIVFSGVMLTSAFMRLYMYEEAYGYTILRILAHTIMLYLVVIFTYTLVKIWIERIALRHFYFLTGLLFYTGLHIVQLDQLIVDKNISRYKETGKIDLYYLNELSYTGLSGLIDLYESDPNSGELKHLLSVQYEQMRNTDYTWQSYNLSRVEVYDRLESLNLTKHENGD, encoded by the coding sequence ATGGATATTCAGTTTAAAAAAGAAGATAAAGTATTTTTACTGTTATGTATAGTGCTAGCCTGTTTTGCTGAGTTATCTTTTTTACATGGAGAAGTAGGGATTTCCTATCCGTTGTTCTTATTTGCTTTTTATGGACTGTTTTTTTGGAGGTTTCGGAAAACGAAATTTACTCATATGCGAATTGGAAGCCTTCTGATGGTTTGTATTTGGATTCTTGGTTTATCTTATTTCTATCAATCTAATGTCCTTTTTTATCTAACGAATGGGTTGGTTATACCAATTCTTGTAGCAGCTCAGCTAACACTTATTACAAATCAACAAAAAATTGATTGGAGCAGAGTCAACTTTATTAAACAATTGAAAACAAAACTGGTAAACAGTATTAAATACAATCAGCAATTCATCTCCTACATCCTAAAAAAATTCAGAAAAGAGGGAGCAGGGGAAACTGGGGGGATGGCTAAAAGCATCGGTTTGGGAATTGTTATTGCATTCCCGATACTCATCATCATCATTCTATTGCTTGTATCGGCAGACAGTCATTTTCAAGCGATATTTATGCACATCCCTGACTGGTTATTTTCCGTACAAATAGGTGAATTCTTTGGAAGATTGATAGTTATTATCCTATTTGCTCTTTTGTTTTATGGTTTTCTAAATGTATTACATTTAAAACAGCCGCAAACACTGTCCTCTAACATGAAAGAGGCAGGAAGTGTCCAGTTCGATTCAACCATTGTGACAACGATTCTGGTCCTGATTAATGGAGTCTATTTATTATTTACAATTGTCCAGTTTAAATATTTCTTTGGCAGCCCGCTTCTCAATGATATGACCTATGCTTCAAGCGCGCGAACAGGATTTGCCCAGTTATTGTTGGTTACCCTCATAAATTGGTCCATACTGCTTGGAACCCTAAAGTATGTATCTGTTCAAATGAACGCTGCTAAAAGGCTTATACAGGTCCTTCTCAGTCTTTTAATCGTATTTAGCGGAGTTATGCTAACATCGGCTTTTATGCGCCTCTATATGTATGAAGAGGCCTATGGATATACGATTCTCAGAATACTCGCACATACGATTATGCTTTATCTGGTTGTCATTTTTACCTATACATTAGTAAAAATCTGGATTGAACGAATTGCATTAAGACATTTTTATTTTTTAACCGGATTATTGTTTTACACTGGATTGCACATCGTTCAACTGGATCAACTAATCGTAGATAAAAATATAAGTAGATATAAAGAAACGGGTAAAATTGATCTATATTATTTAAACGAATTATCCTATACAGGATTATCTGGACTGATTGACTTATATGAATCAGACCCCAATTCTGGTGAATTGAAACATCTATTATCAGTCCAATATGAGCAAATGAGGAACACTGACTATACTTGGCAGTCCTATAATCTTTCCAGAGTTGAAGTTTATGATAGGTTAGAAAGTCTTAACCTCACTAAGCATGAAAATGGAGATTAA
- a CDS encoding YneF family protein, with translation MGYYILTAVIALIAGVALGFFIARKYMMDYLKKNPPINEQMIKMMMTQMGMKPSQKKVNQMMNAMNKQQGK, from the coding sequence ATGGGATATTATATTCTTACGGCAGTGATTGCTTTGATTGCTGGTGTGGCTTTAGGATTCTTTATCGCTCGTAAATACATGATGGACTATTTAAAGAAAAACCCACCAATCAATGAACAAATGATTAAAATGATGATGACACAAATGGGTATGAAGCCATCCCAAAAGAAAGTAAATCAAATGATGAATGCGATGAACAAACAACAAGGGAAATAA
- the sirA gene encoding sporulation inhibitor of replication protein SirA yields the protein MRTYIIYLIENEFARHYYGREYMFFNLFQDYEQSEGDKKKILRRQINFVTKKIHAQLFTSFMENQLMENKDCYMENGVYYIRKRNVGQSEASLGYRNHSLILHATGTYECETIFFEWLRQWNPYFLALDITKERCAWLRPIKQRLYV from the coding sequence ATGCGCACTTATATTATTTATTTAATAGAGAATGAATTTGCACGTCATTATTATGGACGAGAATATATGTTTTTTAACTTATTCCAGGATTATGAACAATCTGAAGGGGATAAGAAAAAAATACTCCGCAGGCAAATTAACTTTGTTACTAAAAAGATTCATGCACAGCTTTTTACCTCTTTTATGGAAAATCAACTAATGGAAAATAAAGATTGTTATATGGAAAATGGGGTATATTATATCAGAAAGCGAAATGTCGGCCAAAGCGAAGCAAGCTTAGGATATCGCAATCATTCATTGATTCTGCATGCTACTGGAACGTATGAATGTGAGACCATATTTTTTGAATGGCTCAGGCAGTGGAATCCATATTTTTTAGCCTTGGATATAACTAAGGAACGTTGCGCATGGCTCAGACCTATTAAACAGAGGTTATATGTATGA